Below is a genomic region from Bordetella pertussis 18323.
TACCCGGCCGCCGTCATGCAGCGCGTGCTCGAACGCGCCGAGCGCGAAGGGCTGGCGCTGGACTACGTGGTCGCCAGCGACGATGTGCCGCGTTCGCGGCCGGCGCCGGCCATGGCATTGCGCAACGTGGTCGAGCTGGGCATCGCCGACGTGGCGGGCTGCGTCAAGGTCGACGACACCGCGCCCGGCGTGGAAGAGGGCCGCCGCGCCGGCATGTGGACAGTCGGGCTGCTGCTGTCGGGCAACGCCGCCGGCCTGTCCCTGGAGCAGTTCCTCAGCCTGGACGAGGCCGGCCGCGAGGCCGCGCGCGATCGCGCCCGCGCCGAACTGCAGGCCGGCGCTCCCCATTACCTCATCGATACCGTGGCGGACCTGCCGCCGGTATTGGCCGACATCGAAACGCGCCTGGCCGCCGGCCAGCGTCCCTGAACCCAGCTTTCCCTACCGGAGTTTCCGCATGAAGCGCATTCCCTCGATCCTGTTGGCCACCGTCCTGGCCGCCGCGACCGGCGTCGCCGCCGCCAACACCACGCTGACGGTCTACACCGCCCTGGAGGCCGACCAGATCAAGGCCTACCAGGCCGCCTTCGAAAAAGCCCATCCCGACATCAGGATCCAATGGGTTCGCGATTCGACCGGCATCGTGGCCGCCAAGCTGCTGGCCGAGAAGAACAACCCCAAGGCCGATGTGATCTGGGGCCTGGCCGGCACGGCGCTGGGCCTGATGGACAAGGAAGGCATGCTGCTGCCGTACGCGCCCAAGGGCCTGGACCAGATCGCGGCCAACATGCGCGACGGCAAGGACGTGCCGGCCTGGGTCGGCATGGACGCCTACGCCGCCGCGGTGTGCGTCAACACCATCGAGGCCAGCAAGCAGAACCTGCCCATGCCCACCTCGTGGCAGGACCTCACCAAGCCGGAATATGCCGGCAAGATCGTGATGCCCAATCCGGCATCCTCGGGCACGGGCTTCTTGGACGTGAGCGCCTGGCTGCAGATGTTCGGCGAGGAAAAGGGCTGGGCGTTCATGGACGCCTTGCACAAGAACATGGGCTCGTACACGCACTCGGGCTCCAAGCCCTGCAACATGGCCGCCGCCGGCGAATACCCGATCGGCATCTCGTTCGACTACCGCGCCGCCAAGCTGAAGGCCGACGGCGCGCCGGTCGAAGCCGTGTTCCCGTCCGAAGGACTGGGCTGGGAAGTGGAAGCCACCGCCATCGTCAAGGGCACCAAGCATCTCGAGGCGGCCCGCAAGCTGGCCGACTTCTCGGCCAGCCGGCAAGCCAACGAGCTGTACAAGAGCAACTTCGCCGTGCTGGCGATCCCGTCGGTGGCCACGGTCAACCCCCATCTGCCGGCCAATCTGTCCGAGCGCATGATCAAGAACGACTTCGTGTGGGCCGCGACCAACCGCGATCGCATCATCGCCGAATGGTCCAAGCGCTACGACGGCAAGTCCGAGCCGAAGAAGAAGTAATCCCGCATCGGCGGCGGGCTCCGCACGGCGGCGGCCCGCCCATTTTCCCGGAAGCAGCAAAATCATGAAGACGTATGACGTGGTCGTCGTGGGCGCCGGCATGCTGGGCATCGCCCACGCCTGGGCGGCCGCCCGGCGCGGCCTGTCGGTGGCGGTGGTCGAGCGCAGCCAGCGCGCGCACGGCGCCACCATCCGCAATTTCGGCCAGGTGCTGGTCACCGGCCAGGCCCCGGGCGTGATGGCCCGCCACGCCCGCCAGTCCCGCGAACTGTGGCTGGAGCTGGCGGCCGGCGCCGGGTTCCATGTGCGCGCCAACGGCAGCCTGGTGCTGGCGCGCAGCGCCCTGGAGCAGGACGTGCTGGAGGAGTTCGCCGCCGCGCGCCTGCAGGCCGAAGGGTACCGCGCCGAACTGTTGTCGGGCCGCGAGCTAGCTGTGAAGATTCAATAGGTTGTATGCATGGTTCATCCGAACCGGATTTGAGAAACTGGAAATCGCCGATCCCCCAGTTCACTCAAGGAGCCCGGCCGGATGAACACCCATAAGCATGCCCGATTGACCTTCCTACGTCGACTCGAAATGGTCCAGCAATTGATCGCCCATCAAGTTTGTGTGTCTGAAGCGGCCCGCGCCTATGGGGTCACCGCGCCGACTGTGCGCAAATGGCTGGGCCGCTTCCTGGCTCAGGGCCAGGCGGGCTTGGCCGATGCGTCCTCGCGCCCGACGGTCTCGCCCCGAGCGATTGCGCCGGCCAAGGCGCTGGCTATCGTGGAGCTGCGCCGCAAGCGGCTGACCCAAGCGCGCATCGCCCAGGCGCTGGGCGTGTCAGCCAGCACCGTCAGCCGCGTCCTGGCCCGCGCCGGTCTGTCGCACCTGGCCGACCTGGAGCCGGCCGAGCCGGTGGTGCGCTACGAGCATCAGGCCCCCGGCGATCTGCTGCACATCGACATCAAGAAGCTGGGACGTATCCAGCGCCCTGGCCACCGGGTCACGGGCAACCGACGCGATACCGTTGAGGGGGCCGGCTGGGACTTCGTCTTCGTGGCCATCGATGACCACGCCCGCGTGGCCTTCACCGACATCCACCCCGACGAGCGCTTCCCCAGCGCCGTCCAGTTCCTCAAGGACGCAGTGGCCTACTACCAGCGCCTGGGCGTGACCATCCAGCGCTTGCTCACCGACAATGGCTCGGCCTTTCGCAGCCGCGCCTTCGCCGCGCTGTGCCATGAGCTGGGCATCAAGCACCGCTTTACCCGACCTTACCGCCCACAGACCAATGGCAAGGCCGAACGCTTCATCCAGTCGGCCTTGCGTGAGTGGGCTTACGCTCACACCTACCAGAACTCCCAACACCGAGCCGATGCCATGAAATCCTGGCTACACCACTACAACTGGCATCGACCCCACCAAGGCATCGGGCGCGCTGTACCCATCTCCAGACTCAACCTGGACGAATACAACCTATTGACAGTTCACACCTAGGCGGCGCGGCCCGGCGTTGCGGCGCCCGACGGCACGTTCCGTGCATCGCGGCGCGACAACGATACAGACGCCCGGCGCACGGCCCGGCGTTCAGGAATTCGGATGAATACCGCGCCCCCCAAGCCGTTGACGGCCGAGAAGGGGAATACGCTGGCCACGACCGGAGCCCGGGATATCGCATCCGGGACGCCTGCAGCGCGACGGCTGCGGCTGTGCCACCCCGCCTGGCCGCAAGCGGCTGGCTGATGGTGGAAACGGCGTCGGTCATTGGCCATGGGTATGCAGGGGGGCGGAATCGGCGTCAGAGATAACGCACACCGATGACTTCGTACTCGCGCACGCCAGCCGGCACCTTCACTTCGACCACATCGCCCTCGGATTTGCCGATCAGGGCGCGGGCCACCGGGCTGGAGACCGAAATCAGGTTGGACTTGATGTCGGCTTCGACGTCGCCCACGATCTGGTAGGTCAGGCGGTCGCCCGAGTCGAGGTCTTCGATTTCCACGGTCGCGCCGAACACGGCACGGCCTTCGGCGTCGAGCGCCGTCGGATCGATGAGGTGCGCGTTCGAAAGCGTGCCCTCGAGTTCGGAGATCCGGCCTTCGATGAAGCCCTGGCGTTCGCGGGCGGCGTCGTACTCGGCATTTTCCGACAAATCACCCTGCGCACGCGCCTCCGCAATGGCGCTGATCACCGCAGGACGCTCAACGGTCTTAAGCCGATGCAGTTCTTGCTGCAAGCGCTCGGCCCCGCGCACGGTCAAAGGAATGGCAGACATGTCGTTTCCCAAACAAAAGTAGAAAACGCCCCCGACGGAGCGTTTCGGTGAAGGTCTCGGCTTGGTGTATGGCCTCGCCATGAAACAGGCGGGCCGCTGCGGAAGACAGGCGAACAAAAGACGAGACAAGGTCGAACCCGACCGAGGCTCCCCTTTGCTGTCTCCTCTTTGATCGGCCTGCCGCATCCGGCGGCCAAGCGTCGACCAAAACAAAACCCCGGCTCGGGTCGGAACCGGGGCAATCAGATGACATTGTCGGCAAAGTCCACCGGAATTGCAAGCCTGTAAGCCCGGCGTAGGTTTCGGCGCATGTTGGCTGCGGAAAAGCCACAAAACCTGCGTGTTGGCCGCCGATCGCAGCGCGGGCCCGGCGTTGCCGCGCATTCCTTCATGCGCCGCAGGCCCCGGGCAATCGAAAGCACCCGTCGAGAACGCACCAACTTAGGGCAAATCCGGGTATGAATATTCGTATATATAACTACAAATAACAAATTAATACCGAATACCGATCATTTAAGTCGAATTCCACATCAACAACGGATTCCACGTCACGGCCTGACACTTCCCGCGCGGGTACGCCGCGCACGTCGTCGACGTTTATTGCGCAAGACCCTACCCAGGAGATGCCCATGCTTGAAAGGATCAAGGTCCGCACCGCGATGGTGGCGGTATTCGCGTGCTTCCTGGCGGTGCTGATGCTGTCGGGCGCCCTGACGTGGCGCAACGCGGGCAGGAGCGCCGCCGAGATCGAGGGGCTGAACCAGGTCGCCGTCAACCAGGTCGACCCGCTGTTCGAGGCCAGCGGCGCGGCGCTGCGCGCCCGCGTCGCCCTGCTGGAGGCCCTGGCAAACCTGCAGGCCAATCACCTGGACCCGGTGGCGACGCTGCACCAGCAGGCCGGCGCGGCGCAGCGCCAGGCGGCCACGCAATTCCAGCGCTACGTGGACGTGCCCAAGGAGCCGGCCGCGGCCGAGCTGGCCGCGACCCTGCAGACGCGCTGGCGCGCCTACCAGTCGGTGCTGGACGAGCTGGCCGCCGCCGTCGACGCCGGCCAGGCCGAGCCCGCCCTGGCCGCCATGCATCGCGCGCAGCAGGCCGAACATGCATTCCAGCGCGACATGGAAGCCTTTCTGGCCAGGGTACAGGCGCACAGCGACGAAGTGCGCAGCGGCGCCGAGGACACCCATGTCGTGGCCCGCTGGAGCGCCATCGCGCTGACCACGCTGGGCGTGCTGCTGACCCTGGCCGGCTGGCTGTTCGTGCGCCGCGCGGTGCTGCGCCCCTTGCTGGAGGCCGGCCATCATTTCGACCGCATCGCCGACGGCGACCTCACCGCGCGCATCGAGGTGCGCTCGGCCAATGAAATCGGCGCGCTGTTCGCGGCGCTCAAGCGCATGCAGGAAGGCCTGACGCGCACCATCGCCGTCATGCGGCGCGGCGTCGACGAAATCAACGTCGGCGCGGCCGAGATCTCGGCCGGCAACGCCAACCTGTCCAGCCGCACGGAGGAGCAGGCCGCCGCCCTGGAAGAGACCGCGGCCACCATGGAGGAACTGGCCACCACGGTCAAGCAGAACGCCGACAATGCCGCGCAGGCCAATCAGCTGGCCGCCGTCAGCATGCAGGTGGCGCAGCGCGGCGGCGAGTCGGTCGCGCAGGTGGTGCAGACCATGCACGGCATCTCCGCGAGCTCGCGCCAGATCGCCGACATCGTCACCGTGATCGACGGCATCGCCTTCCAGACCAATATCCTGGCGCTGAACGCCGCGGTCGAGGCGGCGCGCGCCGGCGAACAGGGCAAGGGCTTCGCGGTGGTGGCGGGCGAGGTGCGCAGCCTGGCCCAGCGCGCCGCGCAGGCGGCCAAGGAGATCAAGGCCCTGA
It encodes:
- the greA gene encoding transcription elongation factor GreA — encoded protein: MSAIPLTVRGAERLQQELHRLKTVERPAVISAIAEARAQGDLSENAEYDAARERQGFIEGRISELEGTLSNAHLIDPTALDAEGRAVFGATVEIEDLDSGDRLTYQIVGDVEADIKSNLISVSSPVARALIGKSEGDVVEVKVPAGVREYEVIGVRYL
- the phnX gene encoding phosphonoacetaldehyde hydrolase, whose translation is MNAMTLATLPVRLEALVFDWAGTLVDFGSFAPTKVFVDAFARFGVQISLEQARGPMGMGKWDHIRALCNDAAIARQYQEQFGRLPTDEDVTAIYERFLPMQLEKVAEYSQPIPGAIELLHGLRQRGLKLGSCSGYPAAVMQRVLERAEREGLALDYVVASDDVPRSRPAPAMALRNVVELGIADVAGCVKVDDTAPGVEEGRRAGMWTVGLLLSGNAAGLSLEQFLSLDEAGREAARDRARAELQAGAPHYLIDTVADLPPVLADIETRLAAGQRP
- a CDS encoding IS481-like element IS481 family transposase; the encoded protein is MNTHKHARLTFLRRLEMVQQLIAHQVCVSEAARAYGVTAPTVRKWLGRFLAQGQAGLADASSRPTVSPRAIAPAKALAIVELRRKRLTQARIAQALGVSASTVSRVLARAGLSHLADLEPAEPVVRYEHQAPGDLLHIDIKKLGRIQRPGHRVTGNRRDTVEGAGWDFVFVAIDDHARVAFTDIHPDERFPSAVQFLKDAVAYYQRLGVTIQRLLTDNGSAFRSRAFAALCHELGIKHRFTRPYRPQTNGKAERFIQSALREWAYAHTYQNSQHRADAMKSWLHHYNWHRPHQGIGRAVPISRLNLDEYNLLTVHT
- a CDS encoding putative 2-aminoethylphosphonate ABC transporter substrate-binding protein; the encoded protein is MKRIPSILLATVLAAATGVAAANTTLTVYTALEADQIKAYQAAFEKAHPDIRIQWVRDSTGIVAAKLLAEKNNPKADVIWGLAGTALGLMDKEGMLLPYAPKGLDQIAANMRDGKDVPAWVGMDAYAAAVCVNTIEASKQNLPMPTSWQDLTKPEYAGKIVMPNPASSGTGFLDVSAWLQMFGEEKGWAFMDALHKNMGSYTHSGSKPCNMAAAGEYPIGISFDYRAAKLKADGAPVEAVFPSEGLGWEVEATAIVKGTKHLEAARKLADFSASRQANELYKSNFAVLAIPSVATVNPHLPANLSERMIKNDFVWAATNRDRIIAEWSKRYDGKSEPKKK
- a CDS encoding methyl-accepting chemotaxis protein translates to MPMLERIKVRTAMVAVFACFLAVLMLSGALTWRNAGRSAAEIEGLNQVAVNQVDPLFEASGAALRARVALLEALANLQANHLDPVATLHQQAGAAQRQAATQFQRYVDVPKEPAAAELAATLQTRWRAYQSVLDELAAAVDAGQAEPALAAMHRAQQAEHAFQRDMEAFLARVQAHSDEVRSGAEDTHVVARWSAIALTTLGVLLTLAGWLFVRRAVLRPLLEAGHHFDRIADGDLTARIEVRSANEIGALFAALKRMQEGLTRTIAVMRRGVDEINVGAAEISAGNANLSSRTEEQAAALEETAATMEELATTVKQNADNAAQANQLAAVSMQVAQRGGESVAQVVQTMHGISASSRQIADIVTVIDGIAFQTNILALNAAVEAARAGEQGKGFAVVAGEVRSLAQRAAQAAKEIKALIESSVATVRAGSQQVASAGGTMDEVVASVQRVADIMGEISAASAQQASGIDQVSLAISQMDETTQQNAALVEQAAAAATAMEEQARHLAAAAAVFRTQGGAIIDVAAAPLAGPAGGHAALPPAAAH